A single window of Nicotiana sylvestris chromosome 5, ASM39365v2, whole genome shotgun sequence DNA harbors:
- the LOC104216107 gene encoding kinetochore protein SPC24 homolog isoform X2, whose amino-acid sequence MVDGSRDVDVEKLISFSKDLVQFLKDDKDVGFLKQCLEQSNAVQLQCLSEYQTLRSSIQDYEAKINMCNQRIAEAQSEAAGDAEIDTLQKEREQKLQIEQLLREELRVITDEIDDLDHQRASIEEQMQSLEKLERDQLRAEMKLSLYASVTCIIPDLYDQ is encoded by the exons ATGGTGGATGGGTCGAGAGACGTGGATGTGGAGAAGCTGATCTCCTTCAGCAAAGATCTCGTTCAGTTCTTGAAGGACGACAAAGATGTCGGCTTCTTGAAACAGTGTTTGGAGCAATCTAATGCCGTTCAATTACAGTGCCTTTCTGAATATCAAACCCTTCGGAGTTCCATTCAAG ATTATGAGGCAAAGATAAATATGTGCAATCAGAGAATAGCAGAAGCACAATCTGAAGCTGCTGGAGATGCTGAAATAGATACACTGCAGAAAGAGAGAGAACAGAAGCTTCAAATAGAACAGCTGCTAAGGGAAGAACTTAGA GTTATAACCGATGAGATCGATGATTTAGATCATCAAAGAGCCTCTATTGAGGAGCAAATGCAGTCACTTGAGAAACTTGAGCGAGATCAACTTCGAGCAGA GATGAAGTTATCATTGTATGCCTCTGTTACATGTATCATTCCAGACTTGTATGATCAGTAA
- the LOC104216107 gene encoding kinetochore protein SPC24 homolog isoform X3, producing the protein MVDGSRDVDVEKLISFSKDLVQFLKDDKDVGFLKQCLEQSNAVQLQCLSEYQTLRSSIQDYEAKINMCNQRIAEAQSEAAGDAEIDTLQKEREQKLQIEQLLREELRVITDEIDDLDHQRASIEEQMQSLEKLERDQLRAEKGSLGVIGKVAVM; encoded by the exons ATGGTGGATGGGTCGAGAGACGTGGATGTGGAGAAGCTGATCTCCTTCAGCAAAGATCTCGTTCAGTTCTTGAAGGACGACAAAGATGTCGGCTTCTTGAAACAGTGTTTGGAGCAATCTAATGCCGTTCAATTACAGTGCCTTTCTGAATATCAAACCCTTCGGAGTTCCATTCAAG ATTATGAGGCAAAGATAAATATGTGCAATCAGAGAATAGCAGAAGCACAATCTGAAGCTGCTGGAGATGCTGAAATAGATACACTGCAGAAAGAGAGAGAACAGAAGCTTCAAATAGAACAGCTGCTAAGGGAAGAACTTAGA GTTATAACCGATGAGATCGATGATTTAGATCATCAAAGAGCCTCTATTGAGGAGCAAATGCAGTCACTTGAGAAACTTGAGCGAGATCAACTTCGAGCAGA gaaggggagccttggcgtaattggtaaagttgctgtcatgtga
- the LOC104216107 gene encoding kinetochore protein SPC24 homolog isoform X1 gives MVDGSRDVDVEKLISFSKDLVQFLKDDKDVGFLKQCLEQSNAVQLQCLSEYQTLRSSIQDYEAKINMCNQRIAEAQSEAAGDAEIDTLQKEREQKLQIEQLLREELRVITDEIDDLDHQRASIEEQMQSLEKLERDQLRAEMKLSLYASVTCIIPDLYDQSKISGHIVERDNKVLEYFELDPSKLTAFDASNSIWKMITL, from the exons ATGGTGGATGGGTCGAGAGACGTGGATGTGGAGAAGCTGATCTCCTTCAGCAAAGATCTCGTTCAGTTCTTGAAGGACGACAAAGATGTCGGCTTCTTGAAACAGTGTTTGGAGCAATCTAATGCCGTTCAATTACAGTGCCTTTCTGAATATCAAACCCTTCGGAGTTCCATTCAAG ATTATGAGGCAAAGATAAATATGTGCAATCAGAGAATAGCAGAAGCACAATCTGAAGCTGCTGGAGATGCTGAAATAGATACACTGCAGAAAGAGAGAGAACAGAAGCTTCAAATAGAACAGCTGCTAAGGGAAGAACTTAGA GTTATAACCGATGAGATCGATGATTTAGATCATCAAAGAGCCTCTATTGAGGAGCAAATGCAGTCACTTGAGAAACTTGAGCGAGATCAACTTCGAGCAGA GATGAAGTTATCATTGTATGCCTCTGTTACATGTATCATTCCAGACTTGTATGATCAATCAAAAATATCAGGCC ATATTGTGGAAAGAGATAACAAGGTGCTTGAATATTTTGAATTGGATCCATCGAAGCTGACTGCCTTTGACGCTAGTAACAGCATCTGGAAGATGATAACGTTGTGA
- the LOC104216107 gene encoding kinetochore protein SPC24 homolog isoform X5: protein MVDGSRDVDVEKLISFSKDLVQFLKDDKDVGFLKQCLEQSNAVQLQCLSEYQTLRSSIQDYEAKINMCNQRIAEAQSEAAGDAEIDTLQKEREQKLQIEQLLREELRVITDEIDDLDHQRASIEEQMQSLEKLERDQLRAENSVHLDPS from the exons ATGGTGGATGGGTCGAGAGACGTGGATGTGGAGAAGCTGATCTCCTTCAGCAAAGATCTCGTTCAGTTCTTGAAGGACGACAAAGATGTCGGCTTCTTGAAACAGTGTTTGGAGCAATCTAATGCCGTTCAATTACAGTGCCTTTCTGAATATCAAACCCTTCGGAGTTCCATTCAAG ATTATGAGGCAAAGATAAATATGTGCAATCAGAGAATAGCAGAAGCACAATCTGAAGCTGCTGGAGATGCTGAAATAGATACACTGCAGAAAGAGAGAGAACAGAAGCTTCAAATAGAACAGCTGCTAAGGGAAGAACTTAGA GTTATAACCGATGAGATCGATGATTTAGATCATCAAAGAGCCTCTATTGAGGAGCAAATGCAGTCACTTGAGAAACTTGAGCGAGATCAACTTCGAGCAGA AAATTCCGTTCACCTTGACCCATCCTAG
- the LOC104216107 gene encoding kinetochore protein SPC24 homolog isoform X4: MVDGSRDVDVEKLISFSKDLVQFLKDDKDVGFLKQCLEQSNAVQLQCLSEYQTLRSSIQDYEAKINMCNQRIAEAQSEAAGDAEIDTLQKEREQKLQIEQLLREELRVITDEIDDLDHQRASIEEQMQSLEKLERDQLRADRNSVHLDPS; this comes from the exons ATGGTGGATGGGTCGAGAGACGTGGATGTGGAGAAGCTGATCTCCTTCAGCAAAGATCTCGTTCAGTTCTTGAAGGACGACAAAGATGTCGGCTTCTTGAAACAGTGTTTGGAGCAATCTAATGCCGTTCAATTACAGTGCCTTTCTGAATATCAAACCCTTCGGAGTTCCATTCAAG ATTATGAGGCAAAGATAAATATGTGCAATCAGAGAATAGCAGAAGCACAATCTGAAGCTGCTGGAGATGCTGAAATAGATACACTGCAGAAAGAGAGAGAACAGAAGCTTCAAATAGAACAGCTGCTAAGGGAAGAACTTAGA GTTATAACCGATGAGATCGATGATTTAGATCATCAAAGAGCCTCTATTGAGGAGCAAATGCAGTCACTTGAGAAACTTGAGCGAGATCAACTTCGAGCAGA CAGAAATTCCGTTCACCTTGACCCATCCTAG